From one Plasmodium knowlesi strain H genome assembly, chromosome: 11 genomic stretch:
- a CDS encoding leucine--tRNA ligase, putative yields the protein MARRMNLLNIEKNIQNLWKEHNVYEKEFIDNNESRFTGNFPYPYMNGLLHIGHAFTLSKLEFLIRYKNMTCQNVLLPFAFHCTGTPIVVCADKLKNELKGKVLGKSSEGNKSDITNDKNELDANLLATTKLEQEPEKKKQTDATVFRSNKSKQQSKGSKQNTQYEIMKQMDISDEEIHHFQKPQYWCYYFSSKAKEHLSSLGLFCDWRRSFITTNMNPYYDKFVNWHFNSLYKKNLIYYGSRITIFSRVNNQACADHERSEGEGVKCQEFTLIKIYVHDYKEFYEIYLRNKKLNEKDSLKNENVNENFFSQKKIILLASTLKPETAYGQNYTFVNPGEYYYVTLGFNKQRLHYGDKNYVNNVMTRDEIIDSCENVYICSENSLYNLAYQGVIPMLSKGSCGSSKATGQSSDHCTDSLNSHSGKGTRGTEDTLSPFSDLLILMKIKGEELVGLRTYSNLSEKKDLYILPMTTIKMNIATAIVPCVSSDSADDYACLQDIRRKQAYYCEKYNLKDEFLHNESFSCIQLPDIGDNTGKYFYEMEKISSYKDAKLQKVKETLYKKQYFEGTMTVEPYKGMKIYNCRKLVKQYIIKNNEGFLYSEPEVLVMDRNNAKCIAALCNQWYINYGNLDFKKEVLIQMKKNNFQTYNEVLHKQLQHVIFWLDDWSCSRAYGLGTQMPDFNALQQGGEGQEGTMSQGSSTAKMQAEGMVGDAKEGSDIITKLRSEGEGMTQPGADSGKELIESLSDSTIYMAYYTISHFLQGNVDGSVRGLLDIDAADLNDAFFDYVFDISDDTEKISKNISVDKLQRMRREFQYWYPFDVRISGKDLIFNHLTMALFNHVAIWGDKIYNNKQKETNDEKSILERQGEILNEIDQLDLDAHKTIKYFPKSFFCNGHVLVNKEKMSKSKGNFITLKESINQYTSDGTRIALADAGDSIEDANFNTDTANSAIMKLYNLINFSIETKNNVYIFRCGEKTFIDSIFENEINYLTNKCKESYEKLLFRDVLKYGFYDMLLKRDTYRIMCDKIHMHKETVNFFIERICLIIHPLIPHVTEHIWTYILKKEDFLVNQKWPSSDDTSYSIVMHKQYNNLLNVVEIFRKSYDKVINKNNKQKGVKGTTSANAAGSGAKRAPDETGTPDEQKDIDNKEDDDEGTKFKAIVYVAKEYNDTQKRIIEILNRIINNSEDKKLPTNYINLLVQNDYVNKLPKNEKKEILSFATFLVKDNVTLNNNQYELSLPYDEIQLIKNNVEFIRRSLNLGDIHIMENTNKSHIDDTDIYKLANPGNPSIFMYTTES from the coding sequence ATGGCACGGCGAATGAACCTACTGAACATAGAAAAGAACATTCAGAATTTATGGAAGGAACATAATGTGTACGAAAAGGAATTCATTGATAATAATGAGTCGAGGTTCACGGGTAATTTCCCCTACCCATACATGAATGGATTGTTACACATAGGCCATGCCTTCACGTTGAGTAAGTTGGAGTTCCTTATCCGTTACAAAAATATGACATGCCAGAATGTGTTGCTCCCATTTGCTTTTCACTGCACAGGCACACCGATTGTGGTGTGTGCTGATAAATTAAAGAAcgagttaaaaggaaaagttctGGGAAAATCCTCAGAGGGTAATAAAAGCGATATTACCAATGATAAAAACGAGCTGGATGCAAACCTTCTTGCGACCACCAAGCTGGAGCAAGagccagaaaaaaaaaaacagacagATGCAACGGTTTTCAGGTCCAACAAAAGTAAGCAACAATCAAAGGGATCCAAACAGAATACACAATATGAAATTATGAAGCAAATGGATATaagtgatgaagaaattCACCATTTCCAAAAGCCACAATATTggtgttattatttttcctccaaagCGAAGGAACATTTGAGTTCTTTAGGTCTCTTTTGTGACTGGAGGCGATCCTTCATCACCACCAACATGAATCCATATTACGATAAATTTGTGAATTGGCATTTCAACAGCCTTTATAAGAAGAACCTAATTTATTACGGGAGCAGAATCACCATCTTCAGCCGAGTGAATAATCAGGCCTGTGCGGATCATGAGAGAtctgaaggagaaggagtgaAATGCCAGGAATTCACACTCatcaaaatatatgtacatgatTATAAGGAATTTTACGAAATttatttaagaaataaaaaactgaatgagaaggattctttaaaaaatgaaaatgtcaATGAGAACTTCTTTagccagaaaaaaattatcctccTTGCTAGTACATTAAAACCAGAAACAGCATATGGACAGAATTACACCTTCGTGAACCCAGGTGAGTATTACTACGTTACCTTAGGGTTCAACAAACAGAGGTTGCACTATGGGGATAAGAACTACGTGAACAATGTTATGACAAGGGATGAGATCATCGATTCTTgtgaaaatgtgtacatatgttcaGAGAATAGCTTGTACAATTTGGCCTATCAGGGTGTAATACCTATGCTTTCGAAAGGCTCTTGTGGTTCTTCCAAGGCGACTGGTCAGTCAAGTGACCACTGCACCGACTCGCTCAACTCCCACAGTGGCAAAGGCACACGTGGTACAGAAGATACCTTATCCCCCTTTAGCGACCTCCTTATcctgatgaaaataaaaggggaggagCTTGTCGGATTGCGAACCTACTCAAATTTATCAGAAAAGAAGGATTTATACATTCTTCCGATGACCaccataaaaatgaatatcgCCACAGCCATCGTCCCATGTGTATCTAGTGACAGCGCCGACGACTATGCGTGTCTGCAGGATATAAGAAGAAAGCAAGCATACTATTGTGAAAAGTACAATCTGAAAGACGAATTTTTGCACAATGAAAGTTTCTCCTGTATTCAATTACCAGATATCGGGGACAACACGGGCAAGTATTTttacgaaatggaaaaaatatcttcataTAAAGATGCCAAGCTACAGAAAGTTAAAGAGACCTTATATAAGAAACAGTATTTTGAAGGCACAATGACGGTGGAACCATATAAAGGCATGAAAATTTACAATTGTAGAAAGTTAGTAAAGCAGtacattataaaaaataatgaggGCTTCTTGTACAGCGAACCCGAGGTGCTAGTCATGGACAGAAATAATGCCAAGTGTATTGCTGCGTTATGCAACCAATGGTATATTAATTATGGTAACTtggattttaaaaaagaggtaCTGATtcagatgaagaagaataatTTCCAAACCTATAATGAGGTATTACACAAGCAATTACAACATGTGATTTTTTGGCTTGATGACTGGTCCTGTAGTAGGGCCTATGGGCTCGGAACACAAATGCCCGATTTCAATGCGCTAcaacaggggggggaaggccAAGAAGGAACAATGTCACAGGGTAGTAGCACGGCTAAGATGCAGGCGGAGGGAATGGTAGGAGATGCTAAAGAGGGTAGTGATATCATTACAAAACTTAGGAGtgagggagaaggaatgactCAGCCTGGAGCTGACTCGGGGAAGGAACTAATTGAAAGTTTATCCGATTCGACGATCTACATGGCGTACTACACGATCAGCCACTTCCTACAGGGAAACGTGGATGGAAGTGTGCGAGGTCTCCTGGACATCGACGCGGCAGATCTTAACGATGCCTTCTTCGACTACGTTTTTGACATAAGTGATGACACAGAAAAAATCAGTAAAAATATTAGTGTGGACAAGTTGCAAAGGATGAGAAGGGAGTTTCAGTACTGGTACCCATTCGACGTGAGAATATCAGGCAAGGACTTAATCTTTAACCATTTAACAATGGCTTTATTCAACCACGTAGCTATTTGGGGTGATAAAATATACAACAACAAACAGAAGGAGACGAATGATGAGAAGAGCATCTTAGAGCGACAAGGAGAAATTCTAAACGAAATTGATCAGCTCGATTTGGATGCACACAAAACgattaaatattttccaaAGTCATTTTTCTGTAACGGACATGTTCTAGtaaataaagagaaaatgtcgaaaagtaaaggaaattttattacattaaAAGAAAGTATAAATCAGTACACAAGTGACGGGACTAGGATCGCTTTGGCAGATGCAGGTGATTCAATTGAGGATGCAAACTTCAACACGGATACAGCGAATAGTGCCATTATGAAGTTGTATAATTTAATAAACTTTTCCATCGAAACTAAAAATAATGTTTACATATTCcgatgtggagaaaaaacatttatcgattccattttcgaaaatgaaataaactATCTTACCAATAAGTGTAAGGAATCCTATGAGAAACTTCTATTCAGGGATGTTCTCAAGTATGGCTTCTACGATATGCTTCTGAAAAGAGATACGTACCGAATTATGTGTGATAAAATTCACATGCACAAAGAGACAGTTAACTTTTTTATAGAAAGAATTTGCCTGATCATCCACCCCCTCATTCCCCATGTCACGGAACATATttggacatatatattaaagaAGGAGGATTTTCTCGTCAACCAAAAGTGGCCTTCCTCTGACGACACCAGTTACTCTATCGTTATGCACAAGCAGTACAACAACCTCCTTAACGTTGTCGAGATTTTTAGGAAATCGTACGATAAGGTAATTAACAAGAACAACAAGCAGAAGGGCGTCAAGGGTACCACAAGTGCCAACGCTGCCGGAAGCGGCGCGAAGCGCGCACCAGATGAGACCGGCACGCCAGACGAGCAGAAGGACATAGACAACAAGGAGGATGATGACGAGGGAACCAAGTTCAAAGCCATCGTCTACGTTGCCAAGGAGTACAAcgacacacaaaaaagaatCATCGAAATTCTTAACAGAATTATTAACAAcagtgaagataaaaaattgcCCACTAACTATATCAACCTTTTGGTGCAAAACGATTATGTAAATAAATTGccgaaaaatgagaaaaaagaaatcttAAGCTTTGCTACTTTTCTAGTGAAGGACAACGTTACCCTCAACAACAACCAGTACGAGCTCAGTCTTCCCTATGATGAAATACAACTTATAAAGAACAACGTAGAATTTATAAGGAGGAGTTTAAACCTTGGAGATATTCACATTAtggaaaatacaaataaatCCCACATTGACGATACAGATATTTATAAATTAGCCAACCCGGGAaatccttccatttttatgtacaccACGGAGTCGTAA
- a CDS encoding cytochrome b-c1 complex subunit 9, putative, which translates to MVFGSPFSDTYPKFIWKSLAKSRKGKDIFNPFFHALNKTKIYDHILKHNSRYWMFVVTGGCITSYFWGVWFNNFWKKINKGKLYIDCPYTYPEED; encoded by the exons a TGGTTTTCGGAAGTCCATTCAGTGACACCTACCCCAAGTTCATCTGGAAATCGCTTGCCAAGAGTAGGAAGGGCAAGGACATTTTCAACCCCTTTTTCCATGCCCTGAATAAGACCAA aATCTATGACCATATACTGAAGCACAACAGTCGCTATTGGATGTTCGTCGTAACGGGCGGCTGTATCACATCTTACTTTTGGGGTGTGTGGTTTAACAATTTTTGGAAGAAGATAAACAAGGGG AAACTCTACATCGACTGCCCCTATACCTACCCGGAGGAAGACTGA